The window caatcggagtgacaaatcctaatctctatctatgccaactcaacaaacaccatctttataatcacccaattatgttgtgacgtttgatagcacactaagtgttcttccggtattcgggagttgtataatctcatagtcatacgaacatgtataagtcatgaagaaagcaatagcaataaactaaacgatcatagtgctaagctaacggatgggtcttgtccatcacatcattctctaatgatgtgatcccgttcatcaaatgacaacacatgtctatggctaggaaacttaaccatctttgattaacgagctagtctagtacaggcatactagggacactctgtttgtctatgtattcacacatgtactaagtttctggttaacacaattctagcatgaataataaaaatttatcatgatataaggaaatataaataacaactttattattgcctctagggcatatttccttcacaagacccatccgtttgcttagcataatgatcgttctgttttattgctattgctttcttcatgtcaaatacatattcctttgactatgagattatgcaactcccagataatGGAGGAATGCcgtgtgtgctatcaaacgtaacaacgtaactgggtgatcataaagatgctctacaggtatctccgaaggtgtttgttgagttggcatagatcaagattatgatttgtcactccgagtatcggagaggtatctctgggccctctcggtaatacacatcataagcttgcaagcaaacgactaaggagttagtcacaaggtgatgtattacgaaacgagtaaagagacttgccggtaacgagattgaactaggtatgaagataccgacgatcgaatctcgggcaagtaacataccgatggacaaagggaattacgtatgttgtcataacggttcgaccgataaagatcttcgcagaatatgtaggagccaatatgagcatccaggttccgctattggttattgaccggtgaGGTGTCTCATtcgtgtctacatagttctcgaacccgtagggtccgcacgcttaacgttcgatgacgatatagtattaaataagttatgtgatttggtaactgaatgttgtttggagtctcggatgagatcacggacatgacgaggagtctcaaaatggtcgagaggtaaagattgatatataggacgatgctaTTCAAACACTGGAAGtgtttcgggggggggggggggggtaccacgtacttatcgggtcatcggaaggggttccgggcacccccgggaaaagatatgggccttatgggccaagaggagaaacacaccagccacaaggggctggtgcgccccccatatgggccggccaaggtggagaaggaaaggggaaggaggaaaggtaAGTGTAaattaggattcccacttccttctctatccccccttctttccttccccctccgacatATATGGCagggaggggcggccaagggcaggagcccaagtaggattcggttctacttggggcgcccctaggcctctcccctctccctcccacctatatatatatatatatatatatatgtctgTGGGGGGGCGCCCTAGCACACACcggacaattgcctagccgtgtgcggcgccccctccaccgcttacacccccggtcatattttcgtagtgcttaagcgaagccctgcggagatcacttcaccatcaccgtcaccacgccgtcgtgctgacggaactcatatactacctcgacgtcttgctggatcaagaaggtgaggacatcaccaagctgaacatgtgcagaacacggaggtgccgtgcgttcggcaCTTGATTGGTTGAaccgcgaagaagttcgactatgctacctcttgagcatgcgttggtttttcccttgaagaggaaagggtgatgcagcaaggtagcgtaagtatttccctcagtttttgagaaccaaggtatcaatctagtaggaggccacacacaagtccctcgtacctacacaaacaaataagaaccttgcaaccaacgcgataaaaggggttgtcaatcccttcacggccacttgcaaaagtgagatctgatagagatgataagataatatttttggtatttttatgataaagattaaaagtaaagattgcaaaataaacggcgacagaaatagctagttgacaggagattaatatgatggaaaatagacccgggggccataggtttcactagtggcttctctcaagatagcataagtattacagtgggtgaacaaattactgtcgagcaattgatagaaaagtgcataattatgagaatatctaggcatatcatgtatataggcatcacgtccgtgacaagtagaccgactcctgcctgcatctactactattactccacccatcgaccgctatccagcatgcatctagaagttcataagaacagagtaacgcattaagtaagatgacatgatgtagagggataaactcaagcaatatgatataaaccccatttttttatcctcgatggcaacaatacaatacgtgccttgctgcccctgctgtcactgggaaaggacaccgcaagattgaacccaaagctaagcacttctcccattgcaagaaagatcaatctagtaggccaaaccaaactgataattcgaagagacttgcaaagataaccaatcatacataaaagaattcagagaagattcaaatattgttcatagataatcttgatcataaacccacaattcgtcggatctcgacaaacacaccgcaaaaagagttacatcgaatagatatccaagaagatcgaggagaaatttgtattgagatccaaagagagagaagaagaagccatctagctaataactatgggcccgaaggtctgtggtgaactactcacacatcattagagaggctatggtgttgatgtagaagccctccgtgatcggtgccccctccggcggagcaccggaaaaggccccaagatgggatctcacgggtacagaaggttgcgacggtgcaaatagggtttcgtggtgctcctggatggtttcggggtacgtaggtatatataggaggaagaagtaggtcggtggagccatgaggggcccatgagggttgggggcgcgcccagggggcaggcgcgcctccctgcctcgtggcctcctcggtgatttcttgacgtccactccaagtcctctggatcacatttgttccaaaaatcacgttcccgaaggtttcattccgtttggactccgtttgatattccttttctgcgaaacactgaaataggcaaaaaaacaacaatttgcactgggccttgggttaataggttagtcccaaaaataatataaaagtgtataataaagcccattaaacatccaaaacagaatatataatagcatgaaacaataaaaaattatagatacgttggagacgtatcagactacatcaaccgcgttgtgaaacgcttccgcctatggtctacgagggtacgtagacacactcccccctcgttgctatgcatctccatggatatatcattgcgtgtgcgtagatttttctTCCATGCAATGATTCCCAACACTAAATTGCTCTCAGATCGTTGCCTGGTCATATGAAACGTACCGAGACAGAGAACAAAGCACAACGCCAGCACCTCGCCGTTCCTTCTGCCATGAGCCGTCCCCCTTGCCGTGCTTACTTCTCGGCGTGCCGCCGCCTCCCCTGATTCATCCCGTTATCCCCTTGTCCTGCTTCTTTTCCTCCCCAGAGGCATGAACATGTACATTCTAGTGCGCGCCGGATAGGTCTGACATGTGACCATGAACATTATGGTGGACGAGGAGTGCTAGTGGGCAAGCTTCAAGAGTACGAGTAGAAACGTGTTGTTCACGGTGAGAATGATGTTGAAAATTTTATTGTATCCATATCAATAAAACTATTCATCAACACATGTTACATCCATCCAATCTGAATTTTGATACAGCCATATGAAGAAGCATCCATATCTTCTTATAATAGTTGCTACAACCATCAACACGAAGACATTTGTTAGTGTGTGTCACTAGTATTTGAGCCATATGTTAAGAAAGCTAGCAAGGAGCAGGTACAGCAAGCTCCAGCGAGCACTTCTCCATCTAGGCAGCAAATGCAATGAGCAACGCCTGGATGGGAGACATGTGGGAGGAGGAACGGCGAGGTGCTGGTGCGGGGAAGGAGGCACGGCCAGGCAGCAGCTCGTCGGGGAGGAGGCATGGCGAAGCAGTAGCGTAATGAAGGACGCACGTCGAGGCGGCGGCGCACTGCTTTGTCTCCCTGTCTCCTTGGTTTCATATGGCCACGAAACAATCCGAGGGCAAATTCGTCCCAACCAACATGAGGTATGGGCCTGGACGTGGAAAAGGAGGGGAAAAACCAATTTCTGCTATTTTGTCCAGCTATCAATCAAAGATGTGCTATTTAATCCAATTAAAAGAAAGATGCTATAGGATCAAAGTCCCAGGAAAGGTGTGGCATTTTCTCAAATTACCTGTAGGAGCAAACCTGGATGAATCAGTGAAAAGACTCGAAGTTATGGCTTATTTTGCAGCCCTGGTGGGTTGGTACACGGTCGTACCGCGCACCGTCTTCCCTCACGAGTTGGCACGTGTAGTTTTGTATTTTGGTCGTCATTCTTCATACGAATCTAATTTTGATGTTCTTGGATTCGTTGATCTCGTATAAAAAACCCATGTTATTGGCTCTTCAATTTAGCCTAGTTGGAAAATGTCAAATTATCCAACTATCCAAAGATCCTGGATCTGATGGCTGGAACTTCTCCAGTTTGGCTCCAGGTTGGTCATTTGCGAGGTACGAAGTCCATGGGAGTGTCAATACACCTACAAAGGCAACAAACAAAAGAAAACTAATAAAACTAACAAAAACTAAAGAGTATGCAATGCTCGCATTAAAATGAATCAAAATGGTATTTATGCATAATGAACATACGAATTGTATGAATGACTCAATGTGGCATGATATATGGAGTTACTATGATACAAATGAGCTTGAAGATGGATCAGAAAATAGAGCCATCAGTCGTCACTGGAATTGGAATAGATCTCATTTGTGGTAGGTGGTCTAGATGAAGTGGCTCTACGTGGACGCTCATATATGCCcacatcttcaccatcaccacTCTTTGCTGAAACATCCATATCCTCGGGTCGCTCTCTaataacaacaacaaccacaattAATGGATCAATGCAAACATTAACCTCATGAATATGAGTCTCCACAACTCTCTCGAAGCTCTCTTGATTCTTCGCAAGGTTAGCTATTTTTTGCTCAATCCGTTCAAGAATTGTATATGTAAATTTTTTGAGAATCTTCGGCTTTGTATTTACTGGAATTTGTGGATGTGCCTGAGAGGCCGACGAAAGAGATCAATGTTGCAGTGTGAATACTAACTTCTTGTTTTGTAATGATGTGAAACTCTAGCGGTGACAATATCAACGTCATCAGAACGTGCAGGAGGCTGATAACGAAGACCTCCCCAAGAACTTAATtgtattttttcttttgttttagcAGTTTTAATGCTTCCGTTTGATTAATATAAGCCTTCCGTTCGTTTGGGAAAAGAATAGAAATTAGGATTATGGGGGAAAAAATCTATTTTTTAAAGAATTTTTTTCGCTCTCGAGAGCCAAGCTTTACTGCTCTCCCCCGTACCTGTACATTTCTTTGTTCTTTCTCCTTCAGTCCAATCTCTCACATAGTCCACCACCGCGTGCTCTACGGCTGCCGCCGCTACCTCGCGTCACCGCCGACGCCTCAATCCCGCCCCACGCCTCCCCCTGCCCCCGTCGCCCCCAGCACCACGCGGCACCCAAAACACCCCAGCCTCTAACGCGTGTCGCTGCCATCGCCGTTACCGCCCTTCCTCGTCGCGACATCGCGTTCCTGCCATCTCCACCCGGTCTGCAATTCTTGGCCATTAGGTTTTGAGGTATGAGTTTGTTCTCACCAACTGTTTACTTAAGCTCCACTTGCCTCGACAATTTCCGGTTATGCCGGTGCACACATCCGGCACACCATCTAGATCCGTCCCTGCTTGACACTTTCTAGGGTAGGGTGGAGATCATTGTTGGCCTAGTGTCAGTTTCTCACATTTACTCTTTTCATTATGCTTAAACTTTTATGCTCTTAGCTATTATTTCTTTCCATTTGCAGTAACACTGGACAGAAATGGAGAATGTGCAGTATGCCGAAGAACTCGTGAGGGAGTTTCTTGTCTTCAGGGGTTTCACGAACACGCTGCAAGCTTACGAGGCAGAATTGTCCACCGAGATCGGCAGGAACTTTGAAGTAGACAAGATCCTAGATTTAGTGTTCTCAGTGTACATACCAAAATACCAACTGGATAGACTGCTAAGCATCTTCAGCTTTTTAAAACAGTGTTTCACTTCACCTGCGGACACGGTACTCTACACGGCGCTTCTTAAACTGGAGCAGTCAGTATTACGCTATTATGTTGTCAATGCCTTGAAATCTGGAAGGCAAGAAAAAGTTGTTGAATTCTTTAGCGCAAGCGGCAGTTATCTGATGCAAAAGCGTGAAGATTGGATAGCATGGTTTGGTGCGTCTTCTTAGccttctagtgctctgttgctcACATTGTGTCTGCTTCTACTTACGCTTTGCCAATCTCAATGACACTATGCAGCTATACCATATATTAAGAACCCAAGCTTGGATCCACAGTTCCGTATGTATTTTTCCAAAGAATGGTCAGACACTTTGGTTCTTTCATTTCGGAACTTCTTAAGTGGGATATTCAATGGTACTCATATCCTTTTACAGCAATCGTATTCAATTGTGCTCAAGTTAGCAGGATGCTTTTCATCTTTCCTAATACACAAACTTCTTATCAGATTTATAATTTACTCGCATTCTTGTTGACCGCCAAACTAAAATTATGGTTTGCTTAAACACTGTTTTATCCTTAAGTTTCCACGAATCCCAGCTCTTTTGAAGATTAGCACTGAAAAAAACATGATCAAGTGCCTCAAGAGTGACATAAAGCAACTGAATAACAAATTGTCAGAACTGCAAGCATTGTTAGAGGTGAAGGAAGTTGAACTATCTCTGCTGAGAAGGTAAAGCTATGCTCTTTAAACTGCAAAATTGCTCATATATCTTCAGATGCATGGCCTTTTGTAAATAGGCTATCATCTGTTTGCAACTTTGCATACAAATAGCTGATTTACAGATGTGATAGAACTAATAAAACTAGGTTCATCAAGTGCTCTTAGCTTCAGCTTTCTTTACTATTAGGTTACATAGCTTATCAATGTAGAGTATGACGTAGAATGTGACTGCTAGAGTTTTTACGAATCTCAAGCGTCTACGGGTATCCGCTAAATATCTCATAACTGATAAATACAGGAGTGGTAATAGTATTGATTCTGGACACAAGAATTTACTCAAGATTACTACAGCTGGTTCTTCCGCTGATGGACAAGCTTCCTCAGGAGTCTACGAAGAATCCTCAACTTCAAGTATACAGGGTGTTGACTCACATACTTTGAGTTCAGTAAAATCAAGAGATGAGAAATTGTGCGATTCTTCTTGGATGAGCAATGCAGGTTGGCTCCTTTTACTAGCTAGTTTTTTTTCCGTACCATATTTTTTTAGACTGGTTTTCTCAACCATATGTATGATTATTTACCATTGGGTTATGCGAGGTAACTAATGTTTTTTGGTCTGCCGACATAAGTACATAACCTTTCTTTCCCATCAACCATTCTAATATCCGCACTTTGGATTACTTTTATGCTTCACCGAACATatatttctgttttgattttctTCAATGTATTTGTTCTGTAGATGCCCATTTAGGATACTACATTTGTCTTACATATGAAAATCTTGAAGAATAATATGTTTCTTTTGTTGCAGAAAATGAGCAGATTTTGGTGACAGAGGAAGATTTTCCTGAAGTGAAGGTGGATTTTCAGGTACGCTATAGTTTATCCCTAGTAATTATCCATCTTCGTGGTTTCCTATATCACTAATTAAACCTGCTAACAGGAAACATTTTTAGGCCATAACAGTTCCATAAGTAGCTGTCGGTTTTCTGCTTCTGGATCAAATATTGCCAGTTCTTCGACTGATGGCACAGTGAGGTAATTGCGCTATCTTAATTCTGATTTATTTTTTGCCTAACTGAAGTTTCTAGACTTTGACCCGTTGatttttcaaactcataaagaaTCTGGACATACGACTCATCAACACCATCATCAAAAAATGCAACTATATACTGTGGAGCTGAAGTCAGAGCACTTTCTTGGGAATGCAGATCTGACCGCTTGGTATGTCTATCGTATATTTTAATTCTACCACATTAGTTTTTCCACACCATTTCACCTTCGAAGAACATATTTTAAGACTTTTGTTTTATCACCCATTTCTCTTGACAATAGCTGCTCATAGGCACAGCTAATGGAGGCATTAAAGCTTGGAATGCTGATGCAAAGAGAGTTGTTTGTGACCTCAGTACATCCAAGGACTTCCCAAGGTTAGAAGTTACCACCTATTACTTTTGGGCTCACAACTGTATCTATGCTGATGAAGCTTTTCAATTTCTTGCAGTGTGCTTGATTTGAAGTGTAGCCCTGTAGATCCCGTGTTCGTCTCCGCAGCTGCATCGAGATGGTAAACCTCAGATTTCTTGCTTTGTAAGAAATCAGTTGCCAGTTGCTGCAAAATGGCAGCTTCTTTCTCCTACAAAAAAGCTTTACTGCTAAACGCCTGTTTCTGACAGCAGAGTTTTGTCCTATTTTCACATATCAATTTAAACTATAAAAGTAATACTAGTTTCAGCACGACCTATCTACAACTAGTAGTATAGCTCTCAAATACCATTGTCTTATTGTACCGTCAATTGTATTGTCTTATTTCCAGCTTTAAATTACTTTTCAGGCATGGATCAACTATATTTGACAGAACAGGATTTGCCTCCTTGACAGTATGGCATATGAAAACATGGAAGCCTCTGGTactgatttttttttctttcaaccCCTTATCTTGAACCTAGTGGAAGTCTCTAGCCAGTAACCTTTCCGTTATATATTTCCGTTTCTTCTATTTGAAGACAGTCCTCCCTCTTGGCGAGGATCCACCTGCTATTACTTCACTTTGCTTCAATCACAATGGGAAGATCTTGGCAGCCTCTGCAACAGATGGCATGATTCACATGTTTGGTATCCTTTTATTATGTTAACTGCCATTGACTTGGTATTTGGTATCATTTATTGCTTGAGGACAGCTAGAACTTGGTTATGTTGTTTCTTTGAGATATTATTTGTGTTTTATGATTGT is drawn from Aegilops tauschii subsp. strangulata cultivar AL8/78 chromosome 1, Aet v6.0, whole genome shotgun sequence and contains these coding sequences:
- the LOC109758726 gene encoding uncharacterized protein isoform X2; amino-acid sequence: MENVQYAEELVREFLVFRGFTNTLQAYEAELSTEIGRNFEVDKILDLVFSVYIPKYQLDRLLSIFSFLKQCFTSPADTVLYTALLKLEQSVLRYYVVNALKSGRQEKVVEFFSASGSYLMQKREDWIAWFAIPYIKNPSLDPQFRMYFSKEWSDTLVLSFRNFLSGIFNGTRIPALLKISTEKNMIKCLKSDIKQLNNKLSELQALLEVKEVELSLLRRSGNSIDSGHKNLLKITTAGSSADGQASSGVYEESSTSSIQGVDSHTLSSVKSRDEKLCDSSWMSNAENEQILVTEEDFPEVKVDFQETFLGHNSSISSCRFSASGSNIASSSTDGTVRIWTYDSSTPSSKNATIYCGAEVRALSWECRSDRLLLIGTANGGIKAWNADAKRVVCDLSTSKDFPSVLDLKCSPVDPVFVSAAASRWHGSTIFDRTGFASLTVWHMKTWKPLTVLPLGEDPPAITSLCFNHNGKILAASATDGMIHMFDMSAGLQITGWPAHDSPVSSVLFGPAETSIFSLGSDGKIFEWSLHNQGQIIWSRDCSRFCNPESFNKHMHEVALDSNGKRLLASSGLVRAPIYQVQGHERGLRTLPHTAPITSVDWHPTRPIYVTGSEDHSVRVTSIL
- the LOC109758726 gene encoding uncharacterized protein isoform X1, which translates into the protein MENVQYAEELVREFLVFRGFTNTLQAYEAELSTEIGRNFEVDKILDLVFSVYIPKYQLDRLLSIFSFLKQCFTSPADTVLYTALLKLEQSVLRYYVVNALKSGRQEKVVEFFSASGSYLMQKREDWIAWFAIPYIKNPSLDPQFRMYFSKEWSDTLVLSFRNFLSGIFNGTRIPALLKISTEKNMIKCLKSDIKQLNNKLSELQALLEVKEVELSLLRRSGNSIDSGHKNLLKITTAGSSADGQASSGVYEESSTSSIQGVDSHTLSSVKSRDEKLCDSSWMSNAENEQILVTEEDFPEVKVDFQETFLGHNSSISSCRFSASGSNIASSSTDGTVRIWTYDSSTPSSKNATIYCGAEVRALSWECRSDRLLLIGTANGGIKAWNADAKRVVCDLSTSKDFPSVLDLKCSPVDPVFVSAAASRWHGSTIFDRTGFASLTVWHMKTWKPLTVLPLGEDPPAITSLCFNHNGKILAASATDGMIHMFDMSAGLQITGWPAHDSPVSSVLFGPAETSIFSLGSDGKIFEWSLHNQGQIIWSRDCSRFCNPESFNKHMHEVALDSNGKRLLASSGLVRAPIYQVQGHERGLRTLPHTAPITSVDWHPTRPIYVTGSEDHSVRVTSIL